One region of Micromonospora ureilytica genomic DNA includes:
- a CDS encoding sensor histidine kinase has translation MRARLALLVAAVSVLTLIAFLVPLALLVRTVAEDRATVRATADAQSLVPVVGTADAATIRLTVEQLAADSGRPVSVFLPDGTVLGAQTPRTPAVALAARGQSLTGESAAGREVVIAVQGRADGTGVIRIAVPQRELTAGVTRAWLVLALLGVILVLIGLLVADRLARTLVRPISDLSAVSHRLANAELDARVTPAGPPELREVAGALNHLATRIQVLLVQEREQVADLSHQLRTPLTALRLEAESLRDPDDAARITAAADGLERAVTGLIRQARWRHAPAQPAAADAAAIVADRVAFWSVLAEDTGRAVTLDLAPGPLTVGVAADNLTAAVDALLGNVFAHTPDGTPFTVRLASEAGEAVLTVADEGPGMPAGAIRRGTSAAGSTGLGLDIARRAAQTAGGRLELRAGPGGGAQVLLRLGPPTSAPEA, from the coding sequence GTGAGGGCCCGGCTCGCGCTGCTGGTCGCCGCGGTCAGCGTCCTCACCCTCATCGCGTTCCTGGTGCCGCTGGCGCTGCTGGTCCGCACCGTCGCCGAGGATCGGGCGACAGTTCGGGCCACCGCCGACGCGCAGAGCCTGGTGCCGGTGGTCGGCACCGCCGACGCGGCGACCATCCGGCTCACCGTCGAGCAACTCGCCGCGGACTCCGGCCGACCGGTGAGCGTCTTCCTGCCGGACGGCACGGTGCTCGGCGCCCAGACACCCCGTACGCCAGCGGTGGCCCTCGCCGCGCGCGGACAGAGCCTCACCGGGGAGTCGGCGGCCGGCCGGGAGGTGGTCATCGCCGTGCAGGGTCGGGCGGACGGCACCGGGGTGATCCGGATCGCGGTGCCGCAGCGCGAGCTGACCGCCGGGGTCACCCGGGCCTGGCTGGTGCTGGCGCTGCTCGGCGTGATTCTCGTGCTGATCGGGCTATTGGTCGCCGACCGGCTGGCGCGCACCCTGGTCCGGCCGATCAGCGACCTCTCGGCCGTCTCACACCGGCTGGCCAACGCCGAGCTGGACGCCCGGGTCACGCCGGCCGGACCGCCCGAACTGCGCGAGGTGGCCGGCGCGCTCAACCATCTCGCCACCCGGATCCAGGTGCTCCTGGTGCAGGAGCGCGAACAGGTCGCCGACCTGTCGCACCAGCTGCGGACGCCGCTGACGGCGTTGCGGCTGGAAGCGGAGTCGTTGCGTGACCCGGATGACGCCGCCCGGATCACCGCCGCCGCCGACGGGCTCGAACGCGCGGTCACCGGGCTGATCCGGCAGGCCCGCTGGCGGCACGCACCGGCGCAGCCGGCCGCCGCGGACGCGGCGGCGATCGTCGCCGACCGGGTCGCGTTCTGGTCGGTGCTGGCCGAGGACACCGGCCGGGCCGTCACCCTCGACCTGGCGCCCGGCCCCCTTACGGTCGGTGTGGCCGCCGACAACCTGACGGCGGCCGTGGACGCGCTTCTCGGCAACGTCTTCGCGCACACCCCCGACGGCACGCCGTTCACCGTCCGGCTCGCCAGTGAGGCTGGCGAGGCGGTCCTCACCGTCGCCGACGAGGGGCCGGGAATGCCAGCCGGAGCGATCCGGCGGGGCACGAGCGCCGCCGGGTCCACCGGCCTCGGCCTGGACATCGCCCGGCGCGCCGCGCAGACCGCCGGCGGCCGACTGGAGTTGCGGGCCGGTCCGGGAGGTGGTGCGCAGGT